In Micromonospora sp. WMMA1363, a genomic segment contains:
- a CDS encoding IS256 family transposase, which yields MLVDRARGDGLKLTGEGGLLQQLTKRVLESALDGEITDHVGYDKHDPAGRGSGNTRNGSRTKTVLTDVGPVEVRVPRDAAGTFEPQIVRKRQRRLTGVDDMVLSLSAKGLTHGEIAAHLAEVYGAEVSKQTISTITDKVMDGMAEWQNRPLDRVYPVVFIDAINVKIRDGQVANRPIYLAMAVTVDGHRDILGIWAGDGGEGAKYWLHVLTELKNRGVADVLMLVCDGLKGLPETVETVWPRTIVQTCVVHLLRNSFRYAARQDWDKIAKALRPVYTAATEDAATERFLEFAEAWGRKYPAIVKLWENAWAEFVPFLAFDVEIRKVICSTNAIESVNARIRRAVRARGHFPNEQAALKCVYMALMSLDPTGAGRRRWTMRWKAPLNAFQIAFEGRLTPANN from the coding sequence ATGCTGGTCGATCGGGCTCGTGGTGACGGGTTGAAGCTGACCGGCGAGGGTGGGCTGCTGCAGCAGCTGACGAAGCGGGTCCTCGAGTCGGCGTTGGATGGGGAGATCACCGACCACGTCGGCTACGACAAGCACGACCCGGCGGGTCGGGGTAGCGGGAACACCCGTAACGGCAGCCGGACCAAGACGGTGCTCACCGACGTCGGGCCGGTCGAGGTGCGGGTCCCACGCGACGCCGCCGGGACGTTCGAGCCGCAGATCGTGCGTAAGCGGCAGCGGCGTCTGACCGGCGTCGACGACATGGTCCTGTCGCTGTCGGCCAAGGGCCTGACCCACGGCGAGATCGCCGCGCACCTGGCTGAGGTCTACGGCGCTGAGGTGTCGAAGCAGACCATCTCCACGATCACCGACAAGGTCATGGACGGCATGGCCGAGTGGCAGAACCGGCCCCTGGACCGGGTCTACCCGGTCGTGTTCATCGACGCCATCAACGTCAAGATCAGGGACGGTCAGGTCGCGAACCGGCCGATCTACCTCGCGATGGCGGTCACCGTCGACGGCCACCGCGACATCCTCGGTATCTGGGCCGGTGACGGCGGCGAGGGCGCCAAGTACTGGCTGCACGTGCTCACCGAGTTGAAGAACCGCGGCGTGGCCGACGTGCTGATGCTGGTCTGTGACGGGCTCAAGGGACTGCCGGAGACGGTGGAGACGGTGTGGCCGCGCACGATCGTGCAGACGTGTGTGGTGCACCTGCTGCGCAACTCGTTCCGCTACGCCGCCCGGCAGGACTGGGACAAGATCGCCAAAGCGCTGCGGCCGGTCTACACCGCGGCGACCGAGGACGCCGCCACCGAGCGGTTCCTCGAGTTCGCCGAGGCGTGGGGCCGTAAGTATCCGGCGATCGTGAAGCTGTGGGAGAACGCGTGGGCGGAGTTCGTGCCGTTCCTCGCCTTCGACGTGGAGATCCGCAAGGTCATCTGCTCCACGAACGCGATCGAGTCCGTCAACGCCCGTATCCGCAGGGCCGTGCGAGCTCGTGGCCACTTCCCGAACGAGCAGGCCGCACTCAAGTGCGTCTACATGGCCTTGATGAGCCTCGACCCGACCGGAGCCGGCCGCCGACGCTGGACCATGCGCTGGAAAGCACCACTGAACGCCTTCCAGATCGCCTTCGAAGGCCGGCTCACCCCGGCCAACAACTGA
- a CDS encoding IS1380 family transposase yields the protein MSKSSGWDQRLQVAAGGKGLVGHAGAVLLRRCADRTGLAWALNAVLPRGAGPGWWDRGTVLICLATAIVLGATSMSDIGLLAHQALVFAEPPSEATVRRALAGLDETALRRIAKARAKARARVWELLERRPQGFPWLLVAGKLLTGWVVIDLDATLITAHSDKQGAAATFKKGFGFHPLGAWCANTSESLAMLLRPGNAGSNTVVDHIRVLGEAVAQLPVRYRRKILVRVDGAGATHDLVTHLEQMNRLWRSVKFTVGWTITDADETAIAVLPADAWTSSLEPDGNATDQAQVAELTGLNQRVGNWIDGLRLIVRRTRPSTRHVRNLTDLEKRTGWRYAIVATNIRRIHGVAGSHQPQWLDVLHRSHAGVEDQVRTNKAMGLRNLPSKAWTVNRGWVLAANIAADLAAWTRLLGLHDQPDLADAEPGTLRYRLLHLPAKLASHARRKILSIPDTWPWAEAFQLCWHRLGLIPPPT from the coding sequence GTGAGTAAGAGTAGCGGGTGGGATCAGCGGCTGCAGGTCGCGGCGGGTGGGAAGGGTTTGGTCGGGCATGCCGGCGCGGTTTTGCTGCGGCGGTGCGCGGACCGGACCGGGCTGGCCTGGGCGTTGAACGCGGTGCTGCCTCGCGGTGCGGGGCCGGGGTGGTGGGACCGGGGCACGGTCTTGATCTGCCTGGCGACCGCGATCGTGCTCGGCGCGACCAGCATGTCCGACATCGGGCTGCTCGCCCATCAGGCGCTGGTGTTCGCCGAGCCACCGTCGGAAGCGACCGTGCGCCGTGCTCTGGCCGGCCTCGACGAGACCGCCCTGCGCCGGATCGCCAAGGCGCGGGCGAAGGCCCGCGCCCGGGTCTGGGAGCTTCTCGAGCGCCGGCCGCAGGGGTTTCCGTGGCTGCTGGTGGCGGGCAAGCTGCTGACCGGGTGGGTGGTCATCGATCTGGACGCCACCCTGATCACCGCTCACTCCGACAAGCAGGGCGCGGCGGCCACGTTCAAGAAAGGCTTCGGGTTCCACCCCCTCGGGGCGTGGTGCGCGAACACCAGTGAGAGCCTGGCCATGCTGCTGCGGCCGGGCAACGCCGGCTCGAACACCGTGGTTGATCACATCCGGGTGTTGGGTGAGGCGGTCGCCCAACTGCCGGTCAGATACCGGCGCAAGATCCTGGTGCGGGTCGACGGGGCCGGCGCCACCCACGACCTGGTGACCCACCTGGAGCAGATGAACCGGCTGTGGCGCAGCGTGAAGTTCACTGTCGGCTGGACGATCACCGACGCCGACGAGACCGCGATCGCCGTGCTGCCCGCCGATGCCTGGACCAGCAGCCTCGAACCCGACGGTAATGCCACCGATCAGGCGCAGGTCGCCGAGCTGACCGGCCTCAACCAGCGGGTCGGCAACTGGATCGACGGGCTACGGCTGATCGTGCGGCGGACCAGACCGTCCACCCGACACGTCAGGAACCTAACCGACCTGGAGAAACGTACCGGCTGGCGGTACGCGATCGTCGCCACCAACATCCGCCGCATCCACGGCGTGGCCGGCTCTCACCAGCCGCAATGGCTCGACGTGCTGCACCGTTCGCACGCCGGAGTGGAAGATCAGGTGCGCACGAACAAGGCCATGGGCCTGCGAAACCTGCCCTCGAAGGCCTGGACCGTCAACCGCGGCTGGGTCCTAGCCGCGAACATCGCCGCCGATCTGGCCGCCTGGACCCGACTGCTCGGCCTGCACGACCAGCCCGACCTCGCCGACGCCGAACCCGGCACCCTGCGCTACCGGCTGCTGCACCTACCCGCCAAGCTGGCCAGCCACGCCCGCCGGAAGATCCTGTCCATCCCCGACACCTGGCCCTGGGCTGAGGCGTTCCAACTCTGCTGGCACCGCCTAGGCCTGATACCCCCGCCGACCTGA
- a CDS encoding NUDIX domain-containing protein — protein sequence MTISADDSRSGADRDGRSSRRRSGVAVSSKRRTPLVSDVWDLPGGHVKEREDPKESLLRELREELRITASEPPSPPVHEIRTATYDMQIWLIDRWTGTPVNAAPDEHDAVAWFETTDLDGLSLGHESHLSMFTAVLVT from the coding sequence ATGACGATCTCCGCTGACGACTCCCGGTCGGGTGCGGATCGTGACGGCCGTTCTTCGCGACGGCGATCGGGTGTTGCTGTGTCATCGAAGCGCCGGACGCCGTTGGTATCCGACGTGTGGGACCTGCCGGGCGGTCATGTTAAGGAGAGGGAGGATCCGAAAGAGAGCCTTCTCCGCGAGCTTCGGGAGGAGTTGCGAATCACGGCATCGGAGCCGCCCAGCCCGCCGGTGCATGAGATCCGGACCGCGACGTACGACATGCAGATCTGGTTGATCGACAGGTGGACCGGAACACCCGTCAACGCCGCGCCGGACGAGCACGACGCTGTGGCGTGGTTCGAGACGACCGACCTTGACGGCCTGAGTCTCGGCCACGAGTCGCATCTCTCGATGTTCACCGCAGTCCTCGTCACGTGA
- a CDS encoding GNAT family N-acetyltransferase, translating into MAEFRAEGRGSSGDDSMIGAELREFGHRWAVLEGFAAYVDWLRSQILEDSPRPDGYVPSTTLWWIQDDDYLGRLAIRHRLTPHLREFGGHIGYDVRPSARRRGHATAMLHAALPVACGLGIESALVTCDPDNVASRRVIEANGGIFEDQRGGKLRFWVPTA; encoded by the coding sequence ATGGCCGAGTTCCGCGCCGAGGGTCGCGGTAGCTCCGGAGATGACAGCATGATCGGGGCTGAGCTGCGCGAGTTTGGGCACCGCTGGGCGGTACTTGAGGGCTTCGCCGCGTACGTCGACTGGTTGCGATCCCAGATCCTGGAGGATTCACCCCGACCTGACGGCTACGTGCCGTCAACCACGCTGTGGTGGATCCAGGACGACGACTACCTTGGCCGCCTCGCGATCCGGCATCGCTTGACCCCTCACTTGCGCGAGTTCGGCGGCCACATTGGCTACGACGTGCGGCCGTCGGCGCGGCGGCGGGGCCATGCCACCGCGATGCTGCACGCCGCGTTGCCGGTGGCGTGCGGCCTGGGCATCGAGTCCGCGTTGGTGACGTGCGACCCAGACAACGTCGCATCCCGCAGGGTGATCGAGGCCAACGGCGGCATCTTTGAGGATCAACGCGGCGGGAAGTTGCGCTTCTGGGTACCGACCGCGTGA
- a CDS encoding transposase family protein yields MIAYRAMVDVPRELVQHLGRLLAAERRARGTRTGTRALTCFYQALMVLVWFRKAEDVALLGAGFGVSRATAYRYRDEGIAVLTAQAQDLHTALRRVADDGWSHVILDGKLFDCDRLTETTLSVKGEVIDAWYSGKHRDFGANIQAVMRPDGLPI; encoded by the coding sequence GTGATTGCCTATCGTGCCATGGTCGACGTCCCCAGGGAACTTGTGCAGCACCTCGGTCGGCTTCTTGCCGCCGAACGCCGGGCTCGGGGAACCCGTACCGGCACGCGGGCGTTGACCTGCTTCTACCAGGCGTTGATGGTGCTGGTCTGGTTCCGTAAGGCCGAGGACGTGGCCTTGCTCGGCGCTGGGTTCGGCGTGTCTCGGGCGACCGCGTACCGCTACCGCGACGAGGGCATCGCCGTGCTCACGGCCCAGGCGCAGGATCTGCACACGGCTCTGCGGCGGGTGGCCGACGACGGCTGGTCGCACGTCATCCTGGACGGGAAACTCTTCGACTGTGACCGGCTCACCGAGACCACTTTGTCGGTGAAGGGCGAGGTGATCGACGCCTGGTATTCCGGGAAGCACCGCGACTTCGGCGCGAACATTCAAGCGGTCATGCGCCCCGACGGTCTGCCGATCTGA
- a CDS encoding EamA family transporter, with protein sequence MSRSSVPSTLASSSSSRSGTDARLGLIHITVAGLLWGTTGIVVQLLHQSTGLNPVSIGFYRLSIAAAVLIVVTARRLRDVIAAVGSAPQLLILIGSGLGAYQALYFLAVAMSGVAVATVVSLGLAPLLIAGWEALRAGRLPARITLYGLGAAITGLALITGFGAASTAVGPQPLVGLLAATGSGLGYAVTTVSSRHVSDRVNPLTLTTASTVTGALVLLPVAVLAGGIAFPTNLLPAGLLAYLGVVTTAVAYALFYAGLRTTAGSAAAVLTLLEPLTAALLAGLYK encoded by the coding sequence ATGTCTCGATCCTCCGTGCCATCGACACTAGCGTCATCGTCTTCCTCCCGTTCGGGGACAGATGCACGGCTCGGCCTCATCCATATCACTGTCGCGGGGCTCCTCTGGGGCACTACCGGAATTGTCGTACAACTCCTCCACCAGTCGACAGGTCTGAACCCGGTAAGCATCGGTTTCTACCGCCTGTCAATCGCCGCCGCAGTTCTCATCGTGGTCACAGCACGGCGCCTGCGGGATGTGATCGCGGCGGTCGGCTCGGCACCGCAACTTCTTATCTTGATCGGAAGTGGCCTTGGTGCTTACCAGGCTCTCTATTTCCTGGCAGTCGCCATGAGCGGTGTCGCCGTGGCGACTGTTGTCAGTCTGGGGTTGGCACCTCTCCTCATCGCCGGCTGGGAGGCTCTGCGAGCCGGGCGCCTGCCTGCCCGCATCACGCTGTACGGCCTGGGCGCCGCGATCACCGGTCTGGCCTTGATAACCGGATTCGGGGCAGCCTCGACCGCAGTTGGGCCGCAGCCACTCGTGGGCCTACTCGCGGCCACTGGTTCGGGCCTCGGCTACGCCGTCACGACGGTCTCGAGTCGGCACGTCTCCGATCGTGTGAACCCGCTGACGCTGACCACCGCGTCCACCGTCACAGGGGCACTTGTTCTCCTTCCGGTCGCCGTGCTAGCCGGGGGTATCGCGTTTCCCACGAACCTGTTGCCCGCCGGGCTGCTCGCGTATCTGGGCGTGGTCACCACTGCGGTGGCATATGCGCTTTTCTATGCCGGGCTGCGGACCACAGCGGGTAGCGCCGCCGCGGTGTTGACCCTGCTCGAGCCGCTGACAGCAGCGCTGCTCGCGGGACTGTACAAATAA
- a CDS encoding ISKra4 family transposase produces the protein MVDFLSGEHAAGMTHAELEERLHTDGMRLLCQLLQDSLDLRASREERLDEVTDADSHLRGWAERGRQRTLATRFGEVVVTRIAYRARARADLNPADAVLNLPVEKHSHGLRRLAAAEAARGSFTDAAAAIERATTVRIGKRQVEALAAAAAIDVDAFYTAHAPDWSADDDVLALSFDAKGVVMRPDGLRAGTAKAAVSQKLAGRRSKGEKRNRKRMCEVAAVFDVTGKPRTIADILPEDPEAAQTATPAPVTSGKWLHASVTDDAAAVIAAGFAEADRRDPDHARTWIALVDGNTHQIDRIHAEAKTRKITLPVVVDFIHVIEYLWKATWCFHPEGDPNAERWVRAQARQVLAGRAGIVAAAIRRKATYHGLDPGKRKPADVAAAYLLAKKPYLDYPTALANGWPIATGVIEGACRHLVKDRMDVTGARWGLDGAEAILKLRTLISNGDFDQYWTWHLAQEQQRIHNSRYLGGAIPQ, from the coding sequence ATGGTGGACTTCCTGTCCGGTGAGCATGCGGCGGGGATGACTCACGCCGAACTGGAGGAGCGGCTGCATACCGATGGCATGCGGTTGCTGTGTCAGTTGTTGCAGGACAGTCTGGATCTTCGTGCCAGTCGGGAGGAACGGCTCGACGAGGTGACCGACGCCGATAGCCATCTGCGGGGGTGGGCCGAGCGGGGGCGGCAGCGGACGCTGGCCACCCGGTTCGGTGAGGTGGTGGTGACGCGTATCGCCTACCGGGCGCGGGCGCGGGCCGATCTGAACCCGGCGGACGCGGTGTTGAACCTGCCCGTGGAGAAGCACTCGCATGGACTGCGCCGGTTGGCCGCGGCCGAGGCGGCCCGCGGCTCGTTCACCGACGCGGCGGCCGCGATTGAGCGGGCCACCACGGTGCGTATCGGGAAACGGCAGGTCGAGGCGTTGGCCGCCGCAGCGGCGATAGATGTGGATGCCTTCTACACCGCCCACGCCCCGGACTGGTCGGCCGATGATGATGTGCTGGCGTTGTCCTTCGACGCCAAAGGGGTGGTGATGCGCCCCGACGGGCTCCGCGCGGGCACCGCCAAGGCCGCGGTCAGCCAGAAACTGGCCGGCCGCCGGTCCAAGGGCGAGAAACGCAACCGCAAGCGGATGTGCGAGGTCGCCGCGGTCTTCGACGTGACCGGCAAGCCGCGCACCATCGCCGACATCCTGCCCGAGGACCCCGAAGCGGCCCAAACTGCTACCCCGGCGCCGGTCACCTCCGGCAAGTGGCTGCACGCCAGCGTGACCGACGACGCCGCGGCGGTGATCGCCGCCGGGTTCGCCGAGGCCGACCGCCGCGACCCCGACCACGCTCGGACCTGGATCGCCCTGGTCGACGGCAACACCCACCAGATCGACCGGATCCACGCCGAGGCCAAAACCCGCAAGATCACCTTGCCGGTTGTTGTGGACTTCATCCACGTCATCGAGTACCTCTGGAAGGCCACCTGGTGTTTCCACCCGGAGGGCGACCCGAACGCCGAACGGTGGGTCCGCGCCCAGGCCCGGCAGGTGTTGGCCGGACGGGCCGGCATAGTCGCCGCAGCCATCCGACGCAAGGCCACCTACCACGGCCTGGACCCCGGCAAACGCAAACCCGCCGATGTCGCCGCCGCCTACCTGCTGGCCAAAAAACCGTACCTGGACTACCCGACCGCGCTGGCCAACGGGTGGCCGATCGCCACCGGGGTGATCGAAGGCGCCTGCCGCCACCTGGTCAAAGATCGTATGGACGTCACCGGCGCTCGCTGGGGCCTCGACGGCGCCGAAGCAATCCTCAAACTCCGCACCCTGATCAGCAACGGCGACTTCGACCAGTACTGGACCTGGCACCTGGCCCAGGAACAACAACGCATCCACAACAGCCGCTACCTCGGCGGTGCCATCCCACAATAG